ATATAATATTGTTTTTTCAGTAGCGTTATTTGCTTTCAATAAAGAAGTAAGGCTGACCCCGTATTTTTGACTGATTAACCAGAAGGTATCCCCTTTCTTAACAGTATGAATATAACCGTAATCAGTTGGTATGGTTATATTTTGATAGGGATATATTATAGTATTCTCAGTTGCATTATTAGCTGCCATCAGATATTTAAGGGGAACTCCATGCTTTTGGCTGATAAGCCAAAATGAGTCTCCTGGCTGCACTACGTAGTCAATACTCTGAGCATTTCCTGTCCCGGGAAAACTTAAAAGGAAGATCAGGCTGAGAATTCCTGCTATAAAAAGTTTTCTGAAGCTCATTGAATAAACCTCCTTTAAAAGTTTACATAATACATGTTCGACACCAGCCCACCATTTCCTTTATGAAAATATTGGCATCAAATTTTATTGATATTTACTAGACCAGTAATAACATTTATAATAAATATAATAAGGCGTAAGTTCGTCCGCCCACTTGAAATGAGCAAGCGTAAATTCCAATAGTGAAATTTTTTACGCTGCATTATAAAAATTAAAGGCAGAACAGGAGAAAATATGCGCCGAAAAGAGTACAACTTTGTATTATTTATAGCTTTTATAATTCTGGGAATATTGGTTGCTGTTCAGTTCCGCAGCACTATATATTTTAATAAGCAAAGAGCCCAGAGCATGCTGGATGCCGAAAAAGTACTGGAACAATTAAACAGGGAAAAGGCTCTGGAAACTGACCTCAGGGGTCAAATTGAAGTTGCTTTGGCTCAAAAAGAAGCAATTGAAAAGACTTTCCTGGAGGAAACCTTTGACTGGGAACTGAATAAAGAATGGGAAATAATAAGGTTGAAAGCTGGACTTGTAAGTGTTAAGGGAGAAGGGATTCAAATAACCTTGGATGATGCTCCGGCAAAAGTAGGAGGAGACCCTTACAGGTTAATAATTCATGACCAGGATATAAGGATAATTCTTAATGAACTGAAAAATGCAGGCGCACAAGCCATATCCATTAATGGTGAAAGAATTGTAACAACTAGCGAACAGGTATGTGCCGGCCCTATAATTCTGATTAATGGTAACAGGTATCCTGTACCTTATGTAATAAATGTAATCGGGGATGCGGACAGGTTATATGAAAGCATGATGGCGAGTAAAAGAATTAATATAATGAAACAAGATAAGATAAGAGTTGATATAAAAAAGGTTAATGAGATAACAGTACCAGGTTTTAGTGGCAATATACAAAATTTGATTTCGGGTCTGGAGGAAATTAAAAAATGAAAACAGGCAGGAATATTGCAATTACAATTGTATGTATAATTCTTGGAATAATGCTTGCATGGCAATATAAGAGTATTAATTTCAACCAGAGTATTGCCAGTACACAAAACAAAAGAACAGAAGAGCTGATGAACGAACTTATAAAGCAGCAAAATACAAATGCTGAACTAAGAAGCAGATTACAGGAATTAAATGATTTAGTCAAGCAGTATGAAAATGCCAGAGCCGATGATGATGAGTTTACTAATACATTAAAGGAACAGCTTGAAAAGGCGAGAATATATGCTGGGCTTACTGATGTAAAAGGAAAAGGAGTAATTGTCACTCTTGATAATAATGGATTTGTAGATGTAATAGATAATGATATCCTTGATGTTGTCAATGAACTCAGGGCAGGTGGCGCTCAGGCCATTTCTGTTAATGATGAACGCATAACCGCAATGAGTGAAATCAGATCAGCAGGAAATTATATTGTAATAAACGGCAGGCAGATGGTGGCTCCATTTGTTATAAAGGCTATTTCTGACCCGCGTGATCTTGAAAAAGCTTTAATGCTAATTGATGGTGTTATTGAAAAATTACAAAAATATCAATTAAAAGTAAGTGTTAAGAGGTCGGATAATATCGTCATTCCAAAAGCAAGAGATGAGGTAATAAAAATTAATCTCCTTACCCCTGTTAACTAAAATCATGTTATTTTTTTATCTCTAAAGTAATATGAATATAGATAAGGACACATTTATAATATCAGGAGGCTTGTATTGTGTTTAAGAAAAGAGCCCTAATGTCTTTTATCATATTCATACTTATCAGCATGCTTTCAACCATGTTTTCAGGATGTAAAAATATAAAGGGCCAATCAAAAAGACAGTCATATTTAAGTGATCTGGGAGGAGTCTATTCATCAGATATTGATGATATCGATTTTAGCCTTGAAGTAAGCGGAAGACTTACTGAAGCAGAATATGCCAGTGCTGATACTGAATCGGGAGAACTTCCGGTTGAAACATCCTTAGTATCAGAAAATTCGGGCAGAGACAAAATCAGAAGTTGGGGTATAAGAAGAAAAGAAGGAAACCAACCCCCTGACGCAGACCCAGGGGCTCCTGAATTATTAAAAAAATACAATTCATTGTACATAGGGGATACATCAAAAAAAGTAGTTTATCTTACTTTTGATGAAGGTTATGAGAATGGTTACACCCCCAAAATACTTGATGTACTCCATGCCAATAATACAAAAGCAGCTTTTTTTATTACAGGCCCCTATCTGAAACAACATCAGGATCTCGTAAGAAGGATGGTTGAAGAAGGACATATAGTAGGGAATCATACAATACATCATCCCAGTCTTCCCACCATAAGTGATTATGAAATTGAAGAAGAGGTTCTTGGCCTTGACAGGGCTTTTCGGGAAAAATTTGGGAAGAGTATGAAATACCTTAGGCCTCCTAAGGGTGAATACAGTGAAAGAACTCTCGAATTGACCAGTAAGCTGGGTTAT
This region of Clostridiaceae bacterium genomic DNA includes:
- a CDS encoding DUF881 domain-containing protein; amino-acid sequence: MKTGRNIAITIVCIILGIMLAWQYKSINFNQSIASTQNKRTEELMNELIKQQNTNAELRSRLQELNDLVKQYENARADDDEFTNTLKEQLEKARIYAGLTDVKGKGVIVTLDNNGFVDVIDNDILDVVNELRAGGAQAISVNDERITAMSEIRSAGNYIVINGRQMVAPFVIKAISDPRDLEKALMLIDGVIEKLQKYQLKVSVKRSDNIVIPKARDEVIKINLLTPVN
- a CDS encoding DUF881 domain-containing protein, whose amino-acid sequence is MRRKEYNFVLFIAFIILGILVAVQFRSTIYFNKQRAQSMLDAEKVLEQLNREKALETDLRGQIEVALAQKEAIEKTFLEETFDWELNKEWEIIRLKAGLVSVKGEGIQITLDDAPAKVGGDPYRLIIHDQDIRIILNELKNAGAQAISINGERIVTTSEQVCAGPIILINGNRYPVPYVINVIGDADRLYESMMASKRINIMKQDKIRVDIKKVNEITVPGFSGNIQNLISGLEEIKK
- the pdaA gene encoding delta-lactam-biosynthetic de-N-acetylase, producing MLSTMFSGCKNIKGQSKRQSYLSDLGGVYSSDIDDIDFSLEVSGRLTEAEYASADTESGELPVETSLVSENSGRDKIRSWGIRRKEGNQPPDADPGAPELLKKYNSLYIGDTSKKVVYLTFDEGYENGYTPKILDVLHANNTKAAFFITGPYLKQHQDLVRRMVEEGHIVGNHTIHHPSLPTISDYEIEEEVLGLDRAFREKFGKSMKYLRPPKGEYSERTLELTSKLGYRNVFWSFAYDDWYRDKIRGPQYAYDIVMRNLHNGAIILLHAVSKDNADALDMIIKGIKERGYTIGTLDDIE